From Coriobacteriaceae bacterium, a single genomic window includes:
- the ftsX gene encoding permease-like cell division protein FtsX: MAPTNVGYSFKEAISHFFRNWTTSLGAVITIFLSLFIIGLFIMGSAMLNSVIGTVEDQVVINAFISDDADQADVQAFEAELKTWNNVKSVTYKDKDDALAEYTSKMSGNADATMSALDGQNPLPASFAIEMDDPSKVESTAQKLKKNADFQKIADDGDVNASVLYGQEEVSRLFQVTNYIRIAAVVLVGLLTFIAFIFINNTIRLSITARRREIAIMRLVGASNGFIRGPFITEGVLQAILGSLLSIGVLELLRNLMIPRLQESIGWMSFALPMQYYLVTYAALILVGVIIGLFGSAIAMRRYLRV; this comes from the coding sequence ATGGCACCAACTAACGTGGGCTACTCCTTCAAAGAGGCAATCAGTCACTTCTTCCGTAACTGGACTACCTCGCTCGGCGCCGTCATCACGATCTTCCTTTCGCTGTTTATCATCGGCCTGTTCATCATGGGCTCCGCGATGCTGAACTCCGTGATCGGCACCGTCGAGGATCAGGTTGTCATCAACGCGTTCATTAGCGATGACGCCGATCAGGCCGATGTCCAGGCTTTTGAGGCCGAGCTTAAGACGTGGAATAACGTCAAGTCCGTGACCTATAAGGACAAGGACGACGCGCTGGCCGAGTATACGAGCAAGATGTCGGGCAACGCCGACGCCACCATGAGCGCGCTCGATGGCCAGAACCCGCTGCCGGCTTCGTTTGCAATTGAGATGGACGATCCGTCCAAGGTCGAAAGCACGGCCCAGAAGCTCAAGAAGAACGCCGACTTCCAGAAGATCGCGGATGACGGCGACGTCAACGCGAGCGTGCTGTACGGCCAGGAGGAAGTGAGCCGCCTGTTCCAGGTGACCAACTACATCCGCATCGCCGCCGTGGTGCTCGTTGGCCTTTTGACCTTTATCGCATTCATCTTCATCAACAACACGATTCGCCTGTCCATCACGGCGCGTCGTCGTGAGATTGCGATTATGCGTCTGGTCGGCGCCAGCAACGGCTTCATTCGCGGCCCGTTTATCACCGAGGGCGTACTGCAGGCCATTTTGGGCTCGCTGCTTTCCATCGGCGTTCTGGAGCTGCTGCGCAATCTGATGATTCCGCGTTTGCAGGAGAGCATCGGCTGGATGTCGTTTGCCCTGCCGATGCAGTACTACCTGGTGACCTATGCTGCGCTGATTCTGGTCGGTGTGATTATCGGTCTCTTTGGTTCTGCCATAGCCATGCGCCGCTACCTGCGCGTGTAG
- the ftsE gene encoding cell division ATP-binding protein FtsE, which produces MGNHFRTSGAGDDAPKTQTGVQGSRFATPDSEGRPVAQAPAQPADQAQPASDPFAYNPTSDVALSGTAGFEPVQAVTARVEQPQAGAATPQPTMAGIPDPMAPATPVPQPAQSGLFAAIPDPTQPVAPVVESDQAAEVASLDNALNNPDFTSVFAPIDPQASRKKMAKQAGVEPVILMEHVTKIYPAQPNKPALDDINIEIYPGEFVFLVGHSGSGKTTLLSTLNRDVKPTSGRILVAGQDLMKIKNRKVPFLRRQIGAVFQDFKLLPQKTAYENVAFALQCIGKPKGVIRSQVPEVLRLVGLADQMDSLPDQLSGGEQQRVAVARAMVNRPPLLICDEPTGNLDPAISLGIMKLLERINRTGTTVIVATHDREMVDSMHRRVIALEGGHVIRDQERGGYGNYGTN; this is translated from the coding sequence GTGGGTAACCACTTCCGTACCTCCGGTGCGGGCGATGATGCCCCCAAGACGCAGACGGGCGTCCAGGGCAGTCGTTTCGCCACTCCGGATTCAGAGGGCCGGCCTGTTGCTCAGGCCCCCGCTCAGCCGGCAGATCAGGCACAGCCGGCATCCGATCCCTTTGCCTACAATCCCACCAGCGATGTCGCGCTTTCCGGCACGGCGGGTTTTGAGCCCGTTCAGGCCGTGACCGCTCGCGTGGAGCAGCCTCAGGCTGGCGCCGCCACGCCGCAGCCTACCATGGCCGGCATTCCCGACCCCATGGCCCCTGCGACGCCGGTTCCTCAGCCTGCGCAGTCCGGTCTCTTTGCCGCTATTCCCGATCCCACGCAGCCTGTTGCCCCGGTGGTCGAGAGCGATCAGGCCGCCGAGGTCGCAAGCCTCGATAACGCGCTCAACAACCCCGATTTTACGTCGGTGTTTGCGCCCATCGATCCGCAGGCTAGCCGCAAGAAGATGGCCAAGCAGGCCGGTGTCGAGCCCGTCATCCTTATGGAGCACGTCACCAAGATCTACCCGGCGCAGCCCAACAAGCCCGCGCTCGACGACATTAACATCGAGATCTATCCGGGCGAGTTCGTCTTTTTGGTCGGTCACTCCGGCTCGGGCAAGACCACGCTGCTGTCGACGCTCAACCGCGACGTCAAGCCCACAAGCGGTCGTATTTTGGTCGCCGGCCAGGACCTCATGAAGATCAAGAACCGCAAGGTCCCATTCCTGCGTCGTCAGATTGGTGCCGTGTTCCAGGACTTTAAGCTCCTGCCGCAAAAGACCGCCTACGAAAACGTGGCGTTTGCCCTGCAGTGCATCGGCAAGCCCAAGGGCGTCATCCGCAGCCAGGTGCCCGAGGTGCTGCGTCTGGTCGGTCTGGCCGATCAGATGGACTCGCTGCCCGATCAGCTTTCCGGTGGCGAGCAACAGCGCGTGGCCGTTGCCCGCGCTATGGTCAACCGTCCGCCGCTGCTGATCTGCGACGAGCCCACGGGTAACCTCGACCCGGCGATCTCGCTGGGCATCATGAAGCTGCTCGAGCGTATTAACCGCACCGGCACTACCGTGATCGTCGCCACGCACGACCGCGAGATGGTCGATAGCATGCACCGTCGCGTGATCGCCCTCGAGGGCGGCCACGTTATCCGCGACCAGGAGAGGGGAGGTTACGGCAACTATGGCACCAACTAA
- a CDS encoding transketolase family protein has protein sequence MADVKKIATRVSYGEALVELANEHDDFVVLDADLAAATQTGKFKAACPDRFFDVGIAESNLMGVAAGIATTGRVAFASTFAMFAAGRAFEQVRNSIGYPHLNVKIGATHAGISVGEDGATHQCCEDIALMRVIPGMTVIVPADDVEARAVTRAAYECDGPVYMRFARLASPVINDPETYKFELGRGIVMREGADVTIIACGLMVGEALEAAEQLAAEGIDAEVINMHTIKPIDADLIVKSATKTGHVVTVEEHSVIGGLGSAVADVLCEQCPTPLKKIGVNDTFGESGPGAELLHKYGLDAANIVVTTKEFLA, from the coding sequence ATGGCAGACGTCAAGAAAATCGCCACGCGCGTAAGCTACGGCGAGGCCCTCGTCGAGCTCGCCAACGAGCACGATGACTTTGTGGTCCTCGACGCCGACCTGGCCGCCGCCACGCAGACCGGTAAGTTTAAGGCCGCCTGCCCTGATCGTTTCTTCGATGTGGGTATCGCCGAGAGCAACCTGATGGGTGTTGCCGCCGGTATCGCAACCACCGGTCGCGTTGCCTTCGCGAGCACCTTTGCCATGTTCGCCGCCGGCCGCGCCTTTGAGCAGGTCCGTAACTCCATCGGCTACCCGCACCTCAACGTTAAGATCGGTGCCACGCACGCCGGTATCTCGGTGGGCGAGGACGGTGCCACACACCAGTGCTGCGAGGATATCGCCCTGATGCGCGTCATCCCCGGCATGACTGTGATCGTTCCTGCCGACGACGTCGAGGCCCGCGCCGTGACGCGCGCCGCCTACGAGTGCGACGGTCCCGTGTACATGCGCTTTGCCCGTCTGGCCTCGCCGGTTATCAACGACCCCGAGACCTACAAGTTTGAGCTGGGTCGCGGCATCGTTATGCGCGAGGGCGCCGACGTTACCATCATTGCCTGTGGTCTGATGGTCGGCGAGGCTCTCGAGGCCGCCGAGCAGCTTGCTGCCGAGGGCATCGATGCCGAGGTCATCAACATGCACACCATCAAGCCCATCGATGCCGACCTGATCGTTAAGAGCGCCACCAAGACCGGCCACGTCGTGACCGTCGAGGAGCACTCTGTGATCGGTGGCCTGGGCAGCGCCGTTGCCGACGTCCTGTGCGAGCAGTGCCCGACGCCGCTCAAGAAGATCGGCGTCAACGACACCTTCGGTGAGTCTGGCCCGGGTGCCGAGCTCCTGCACAAGTACGGCCTGGACGCCGCCAACATCGTGGTGACCACCAAGGAGTTCTTGGCATAA
- a CDS encoding transketolase has translation MSDEELKKVANEVRKGIVTGVHAAKSGHPGGSLGAADIMTYLYFEEMNVDPAHPRKADRDRFVLSKGHCAPGLYAVLAERGFFPKEDLETLRHIGSHLQGHPNMNDTPGVDMSTGSLGQGISAAVGMAVAAKHWGDTYRTYALLGDGESEEGQVWEAAMFAGNQQLDNLCVIVDHNGLQIDGPVEEVNDPMPLADKFRAFKFHVVELADGNDFDQIRAAFAEARATKGQPTAIIAETLKGKGVSFMENQVGWHGKAPNDEQFEQAMAELTAAGEEL, from the coding sequence ATGAGCGACGAAGAGCTCAAAAAGGTTGCCAACGAGGTAAGGAAGGGCATCGTCACCGGCGTGCACGCTGCCAAGTCCGGCCATCCGGGCGGTTCGCTCGGCGCTGCCGACATCATGACCTATCTGTACTTTGAGGAAATGAACGTCGACCCGGCCCATCCCCGCAAGGCCGACCGCGATCGCTTTGTGCTTTCCAAGGGCCACTGTGCACCTGGTCTGTACGCTGTGCTCGCCGAGCGTGGGTTCTTCCCCAAGGAGGATCTTGAGACGCTGCGCCACATCGGCAGCCACCTGCAGGGTCATCCCAACATGAACGACACTCCGGGCGTCGATATGTCCACCGGCTCACTGGGCCAGGGCATCTCCGCCGCCGTGGGCATGGCCGTTGCCGCCAAGCACTGGGGCGATACTTATCGCACGTACGCCCTGCTGGGCGATGGCGAGAGCGAGGAGGGCCAGGTCTGGGAGGCCGCCATGTTTGCCGGCAACCAGCAGCTCGACAACCTCTGTGTGATCGTCGACCACAACGGCCTGCAGATCGACGGTCCCGTCGAGGAGGTCAACGACCCCATGCCGCTCGCCGACAAGTTCCGCGCCTTTAAGTTCCACGTGGTGGAGCTTGCCGACGGCAACGATTTCGATCAGATCCGCGCCGCCTTTGCCGAGGCTCGCGCTACCAAGGGCCAGCCGACCGCCATTATCGCCGAGACCCTGAAGGGCAAGGGCGTGTCCTTTATGGAGAACCAGGTTGGTTGGCACGGCAAGGCCCCCAATGATGAACAGTTTGAGCAGGCCATGGCAGAGCTCACGGCCGCCGGAGAGGAGCTCTAG
- a CDS encoding YitT family protein yields the protein MAYRLDIKRILSMNFFHDLPQIMLGCALAAIATDLFLIPNGLAAGGVTGLATIIQAVGASRGISLPVGIQTIVMNALLLLVVMREGGMFYVVQTATGFVLLGFFTDLFAPFVAPLADADLMLPAMWGGIITGIGYGMVLRAGANTGGSDTIGQIISRNTSLPVGSTVMAIDVAVCALSAPVFSIENALYAGLSMVISGYVIDAVVDGGNKRRMVLIISDKFPDIAADIMYGLGRGCTKFKATGMYSGAEKPVIMVIVNRRELNTLKTIVRERDPHAIVTVADVTEAFGEGFKDISA from the coding sequence ATGGCATATCGTCTGGACATCAAGCGCATTTTATCGATGAACTTCTTTCACGACCTGCCCCAGATTATGTTGGGGTGCGCTCTGGCCGCTATTGCGACCGACCTGTTTTTGATTCCCAACGGCCTTGCTGCCGGTGGTGTTACGGGCCTTGCCACCATTATCCAGGCGGTCGGCGCATCGCGCGGCATATCGCTTCCCGTTGGTATTCAGACGATCGTGATGAACGCCTTGCTGTTGCTGGTCGTTATGCGCGAGGGCGGCATGTTCTACGTGGTGCAGACCGCGACGGGCTTTGTGCTGCTGGGCTTCTTTACCGATCTGTTCGCCCCGTTTGTAGCACCTCTGGCGGATGCGGACCTGATGCTCCCTGCCATGTGGGGCGGCATTATTACAGGCATCGGTTACGGCATGGTGCTGCGCGCCGGCGCCAACACCGGCGGCTCGGACACGATTGGCCAAATCATCTCGCGTAATACCTCGCTGCCCGTGGGCTCGACCGTCATGGCGATCGATGTTGCCGTATGCGCGCTGTCGGCTCCGGTCTTTTCAATCGAAAATGCACTATATGCAGGCCTTTCGATGGTCATTAGCGGCTACGTGATCGATGCCGTGGTCGATGGTGGCAACAAACGCCGTATGGTACTCATCATCTCGGACAAGTTCCCTGATATCGCTGCCGATATCATGTATGGCCTGGGTCGTGGTTGTACCAAGTTTAAGGCGACTGGCATGTATTCGGGTGCCGAGAAGCCGGTGATCATGGTCATCGTGAACCGTCGAGAGCTCAATACCCTCAAGACGATCGTGCGCGAGCGCGATCCTCACGCCATTGTGACGGTCGCCGACGTTACGGAAGCTTTCGGCGAGGGATTCAAGGACATTAGCGCGTAG
- the prfB gene encoding peptide chain release factor 2: MAEALEVTPAELDAFADRLGEVESYLHLDEKRTRVFELEAKSVAPGFWDDADAARATMEEIARTKEDIAAVDTARGELSDARAALELAEEMGDDPDAAALREEAAATAERLARAIDELELSSWFTGEFDHGDAIVTIKPGQGGLEAQDWTFMLFKMYMKYCQRRGWKVTINDCPAAEVIGIDRATFTVEGKDAFGMLRAEAGVHRLVRISPTDDKKRRQTTFAGVEVIPVLPDDIDIEISPDDIRVDVYHASGPGGQGVNTTDSAVRVTHFPSGIVVTCQNERSQIQNKAACMQILKARLYEIELEKRAEALDEIRGPKTTIGFGNQIRSYVLYPYQMVKDLRTGVETSNVEAVLDDGDLDPFVIGYHRWATGNADAEIPSA, from the coding sequence ATGGCTGAGGCTTTAGAGGTAACGCCCGCCGAGCTGGACGCGTTCGCGGACCGGCTCGGTGAGGTCGAGTCGTATCTCCACCTGGACGAGAAGCGTACCCGCGTGTTCGAGCTCGAGGCCAAAAGTGTTGCCCCTGGCTTTTGGGATGACGCCGACGCCGCCCGTGCCACCATGGAGGAGATCGCGCGCACCAAGGAAGATATCGCTGCCGTGGACACCGCGCGCGGCGAGCTTTCCGATGCCCGCGCCGCGCTGGAGCTTGCCGAGGAGATGGGGGATGACCCCGACGCCGCCGCCCTTCGCGAGGAGGCTGCAGCCACGGCTGAGCGCCTGGCCCGTGCCATCGATGAGCTTGAGCTTTCGAGCTGGTTTACCGGTGAGTTCGATCACGGCGATGCCATCGTGACCATCAAGCCCGGACAGGGTGGTCTGGAGGCCCAGGACTGGACCTTCATGCTCTTTAAGATGTACATGAAGTACTGCCAGCGTCGCGGCTGGAAGGTCACCATCAACGACTGTCCCGCGGCCGAGGTCATCGGCATCGACCGCGCGACCTTTACCGTCGAGGGCAAGGACGCATTTGGCATGCTGCGCGCCGAGGCCGGCGTCCACCGCTTGGTTCGCATTAGCCCCACCGACGACAAGAAGCGCCGCCAGACCACGTTTGCCGGCGTCGAGGTCATCCCCGTGCTACCCGATGATATCGACATCGAAATCAGTCCCGATGACATCCGCGTGGACGTGTACCACGCGAGCGGCCCGGGCGGTCAGGGCGTCAACACCACCGACTCCGCCGTGCGCGTGACGCATTTTCCCAGCGGCATTGTGGTCACCTGCCAAAACGAGCGCAGCCAGATCCAGAACAAGGCCGCGTGCATGCAGATCCTCAAGGCTCGCCTGTACGAGATTGAGCTCGAGAAGCGCGCCGAGGCCCTGGATGAGATTCGCGGACCCAAAACCACGATTGGTTTTGGCAACCAGATCCGCAGCTACGTGCTCTACCCGTATCAGATGGTTAAGGACCTACGCACGGGCGTTGAGACCAGCAATGTCGAGGCCGTTCTTGACGATGGCGACCTGGACCCGTTTGTTATTGGCTACCATCGCTGGGCCACTGGCAACGCTGACGCAGAGATCCCATCTGCATAA